Part of the Deltaproteobacteria bacterium genome, GCGGTGGTCCCCCGCTACATGGGGGTGATGATCCTGGCGACCTTCGCTTCGATGGGTCTGCCGGGGCTCTCCGGGTTCATCTCGGAGATCTTCGTCTTCCTGGGCTCCTTCCGGTCGGGGATTGCCTCCCATGCCGGGTCGGTCTGGAACTTTGTGAACTTTCAGTCCCTGACGATTATCGCCGCATTCGGTGTCGTGATTACGGCGGCCTATCTCCTCCGGATGCTGCAGAAGGTTTTTTTGGGTCCCCTGAATCCGGAATATGAGAACCTGGCCGAGATCAACGGCCGGGAAATCTTTACCCTCGTGCCTCTGGGGATTGCCGTGATCGTCTTCGGCGTTTACCCTATGCCGTTGATCCGGTTGATGAACTCATCCGTGACGCATCTTGTCGGGTTCATCCTGGGGAGTCAGTAGGGCAGAGATGGGGAATAGAAATTGGAAATTGGGAAAGATTAAAAGCATTCACCTGAATTAAACCAGGGTGACTCTATGTCTTTACTGCAACAGAATATTCTCGATGTGCAGCGCCTCCTTCCGGAGATCCTTCTCTTCGGTGTCTTTGGGGTGATGCTGACGGCCGACCAGTTTCTGCCGAGACGGCGGAAAAAGTGGATCGTTACTTTGGGGATTGCGGGGCTGGCTGTTGTCGGTTGTCGTCTGGTCATGGAAGGAATGACGGTGGCCCGATCGGGGCCGGTTTCCCTCTTCGGAGGAATGATGGTTGTCGATCATTTCGCGATCTTTTTCCAGTGGATCTTCCTGGTCACGACCGTTGTTGCCCTGCTGATGGCTGTCCGCTCGGACGAGATTGAGAAACAGAACGAAGGGGAATACTACATTCTGACCGTGGCGGTCTGCTTCGGGATGTTCTTTCTTGCCGCCTCGACTCACCTGTTGATGATCCTCCTCTCCTTCGAGATGATCAGCATCGTCTCCTACGTGCTGGCCGGCTACCTGCGGGGGGATCCCCGGTCGAGCGAATCCGGGATCAAGTACGTGATCTACGGCGCTTTTACGACGGGGATCATGATCTACGGGATGTCTCTTCTCTACGGCCTGACCGGGTCATTGCAGATTGAGCGGATTCACGATTTCCTGATGACCGCCCGGACAGGGGTGGTTCCCGTGACGGTGATTCTCCTGATGATCTCGGCGGGGATGCTCTACAAGATCGCCGCCGTTCCCTTTCATATGTGGTCGCCCGATGTCTATGAAGGGGCACCGACGGCGGCGACCGCTTTCTTCTCCGTCGGTCCGAAGGCGGCGGGGTTCGCCATCCTGATCCGGTTCTTCCTGGTGACCTTCGGCAAGGATTTTCAGGTTGACTGGCGGCAGATCATGGCGATCCTCTCGATGGCGACGATGACGATCGGGAATTATACGGCGCTCAGGCAGGAGAACGTGAAACGGATGCTGGCCTACTCCAGTATCAGCCATGCCGGATATCTCCTTATGGGAATGGCCGTGGCCTCGCCCGCGGGACGCAGTGCCATCCTTTTCTATCTCCTTGTTTACATGGTGATGAATTCGGGCGCCTTTATCGTGGTCCTCGCACTGGAGAACATTCTGCACGATTCGGACCTTGCGATTTACAGAGGGATCGGGACCCGGCTGCCGCTGCCGGCGGTGACGATGGTCATCTTTCTTGTCTCTCTCGCCGGTCTTCCCCCCACGGCCGGTTTTGTGGGAAAATTCTTCCTCTTCAAGGCGGTGATCGCCGAGAAGCTCTATCTTCTGGCCCTGGTGGGCATTGTCAACAGCCTGGTTGCTCTCTATTACTATATGCGGGTGGTCAAAGCGATGTATATGGAACAGCCGGAGCAGGCGTTGCCGCAGGAGATGTCGGTAACGCCGCTCTATCGTTTTCTGCTGGTCTTGTCGGCGGTGCCGATACTTTATCTTGGGATTTTCTTCGAAACGGTTTATCATATATCGGCCCAAGTCGTGTTCGGGTAGGGGGACACAGGGACGGATTTATTGGAGAGCCTTGTAATGCCGGGTGACAGCGGAAATTTCAGGTTTCCTTTTCGGGGAATCTCGCGGGAGAAGTTCTATACCGAGTCGGACCCGAAATTCTATGAGAAGGTAGAAGAGATTTCATCCTGCTGGCAGGAGGAGTTCGATGCCGGGAATCTGCATGCCGTGGCTGCCCTGCTGAAGGAAGGGGGGCCGGCGTTTTTGCATGTTCCCTGGATCCGGGAACAGATAAGGGTCTGGGAGGAGGAGGCGAGCGAGTCCTCGTTGAAACTTCTTCAGGAGATTGAAGCGATCGTGACCGGCAAGTCCCATGAGACCGGAAGTCAAAAGCCTTTCGGTGAAAAACAGTTGATGCTCAAGGAGTATGATACCTATCTCCACCGTTTCATCGAGCTCTGTGAGAAACGGCGACTGATCTGCGGAGATTGCCCCAATTTTCAGCAGGACCCCTATATCGTCTCCTGCTTTGCCGACTGTGATTTCCCGGCACGGCGTGAGAAACTTCGGGAGGTTGCCGGGGGTGTCAGGCGGATGGAGACGATCTTTCAACATCCTCCCTACCTGAAAGCCCTTCGCATGGTGGTGCTCGATGGTGAGATCTTTCGGAAACGGAAGAATCCCGGAAGGGGTTAACAACAGCGGGCCATGACCTGCTTTCTCCCGTTCCGTTTTGCCTCGTAGAGCGCCTGGTCGGCCACTTCAAGAATCTCTCCGTTTTGCATAAAGGATTGACAGTTTGAGACGATTCCGCAACTGAAGCTCACCGCTACAGGGGAATGAGAAGGGATCGTCAGGGGCTTTTGTATCAGCCGTTGCAGGATTCTCTCCATGATCGTAAGGCCGGCCGTGATATCCGTGTCGGGCATGATGACGGCAAACTCCTCACCGCCGATCCGGCAGACCACATCCACCCGCCTCAGATTTTTCTTCAGGAATTGTGCAAACTTGCGGAGGACCTGGTCCCCGACCTGATGGCCATGGCTGTCGTTGATTTTTTTGAAATGGTCGAGGTCGACAATCGCGACGCAGAAAGGAAAACCTTGCCGGGACATGCGGGCGATCTCTTCTCCCAGGCGGTTGTCGAAGTAGCGCCGGTTGAAGATATGGGTCAGATGATCGATGACGGCCATTTTCTTGTAGGAGCGAAGTGCCCGGACCTCTCTTTCCAGTTTTGCGATCTTTTCCTCATAGTATCCGGGATCGTAGGGGATGGGATTGGTTTTACGGGCGAGGTCGGGTGAAACGATCTTCTTCTCAATGGCTATGCCTTGACTCATGGTTCACTCCTGTTTCAGGTCCGCAGTTTTGACACAAATGGTATGTAAGCAAAGACTGTGCCAACCAGGTTTTTGTCTGTAACTGTATGATTTTAATGAATTTCAGAAAAAATCATCCGGCTCCGGGGAGGACATTTCTTTGTCGGTGTCGTATCTTTTGACGGGGGGGAGCGGGGATTATCATGAAGAACCGGCGGGGGATTATGATATACTTCCTCTTTGTTTGATCGTGGTAAAACGTTCCTCAGGGAGGTTCCATGCGGGTTGCAATCATTGGAGCAGGGATTGCAGGGTGCCATGCCGCCGCTCTGCTTGCAGGGGAAGGGCATGAGGTCCTCCTTTACGATCCGATGTCGCCCTGGGAGAAACCCTGCGGTGGTGGGATCACTCCCCGAAACTTCAGAGATTTTCCTTTCCTTAATGAGTTCCGGTCCGGCTGTTTTCCCGTCCACCGGATGCTGATGGAGGCGCCCGACGGCACAAGATGCGTCATTCCGTTTCCCGAACCGGTATGGATTGCCTCCCGGCATGCACTCGGAGAGTTCCTCCTGAAACGGGCGGAGGCGGCTGGCGCCCGGCATCTGAGGCAACAGGTCATCAGGGTTGAGGGAAAAGGGGAAGGGTGGAGGGTTGTCACCGGGGGAGGAAAAACCGGAGCCGATTTCCTTGTCGGCGCCGACGGGGTCAACAGTATGGTCCGCTCCCGGTTGTCCGCCCGGTTGCCCCGAAAAGACGAAACGTTGGCCGTCGGCTACTGGATCGAAGGGGCGATGGAAGATGAACTTGTGATCGCCTTTCTGAAGGGGATTTCCGGTTATCTTTGGATCTTCCCGCGGAAAGAG contains:
- a CDS encoding NAD(P)/FAD-dependent oxidoreductase, which encodes MRVAIIGAGIAGCHAAALLAGEGHEVLLYDPMSPWEKPCGGGITPRNFRDFPFLNEFRSGCFPVHRMLMEAPDGTRCVIPFPEPVWIASRHALGEFLLKRAEAAGARHLRQQVIRVEGKGEGWRVVTGGGKTGADFLVGADGVNSMVRSRLSARLPRKDETLAVGYWIEGAMEDELVIAFLKGISGYLWIFPRKEHLSAGIGARVGEASGRELFGHLDRYLERFDARLMERPKKPYGALIPALTREGLKVNRICGGNWALIGDASGLVDPVTGEGIYYAFRSAEFLVEAFRWCKVEMYEEICRKRIVPELRQAAAYVRTFFDPGVSCRLVQLAGDKAGVRRLLARLIAGEQGYRTLKRELLKVIPSLFWDFLGNMFPGELK
- a CDS encoding GGDEF domain-containing protein gives rise to the protein MSQGIAIEKKIVSPDLARKTNPIPYDPGYYEEKIAKLEREVRALRSYKKMAVIDHLTHIFNRRYFDNRLGEEIARMSRQGFPFCVAIVDLDHFKKINDSHGHQVGDQVLRKFAQFLKKNLRRVDVVCRIGGEEFAVIMPDTDITAGLTIMERILQRLIQKPLTIPSHSPVAVSFSCGIVSNCQSFMQNGEILEVADQALYEAKRNGRKQVMARCC
- a CDS encoding NADH-quinone oxidoreductase subunit N; this translates as MSLLQQNILDVQRLLPEILLFGVFGVMLTADQFLPRRRKKWIVTLGIAGLAVVGCRLVMEGMTVARSGPVSLFGGMMVVDHFAIFFQWIFLVTTVVALLMAVRSDEIEKQNEGEYYILTVAVCFGMFFLAASTHLLMILLSFEMISIVSYVLAGYLRGDPRSSESGIKYVIYGAFTTGIMIYGMSLLYGLTGSLQIERIHDFLMTARTGVVPVTVILLMISAGMLYKIAAVPFHMWSPDVYEGAPTAATAFFSVGPKAAGFAILIRFFLVTFGKDFQVDWRQIMAILSMATMTIGNYTALRQENVKRMLAYSSISHAGYLLMGMAVASPAGRSAILFYLLVYMVMNSGAFIVVLALENILHDSDLAIYRGIGTRLPLPAVTMVIFLVSLAGLPPTAGFVGKFFLFKAVIAEKLYLLALVGIVNSLVALYYYMRVVKAMYMEQPEQALPQEMSVTPLYRFLLVLSAVPILYLGIFFETVYHISAQVVFG